In one window of Denticeps clupeoides chromosome 2, fDenClu1.1, whole genome shotgun sequence DNA:
- the znf438 gene encoding zinc finger protein 438 produces MKSQEQKAGPNSIKPNTHSEQLRTPPPMKTLHFRSIAPKAPAVVPCPPAVSETPAAANAKSVLVPTQNFALMQVAGQEGTFSLVPLAASPQHQPITKLPIPRYQPVKSKTVTEKPSSRKAASPTKVATMTQAEGPSSTEPPANETVDSEVKDHLASGLLRPSESAPKHTAAVTDDSAQIHPNAAQPITVLSPALFSKAVQLIPPPPTGKVPILPYARVKDSLLSTPPFSKPPNHDQGRPTAAKKNLAPEPQAPLNSHKGHKRGRKRKTMEDILAFEARKKRSLTFFRRKATQDKPPVCAPATSDSKDNLMDICKKYRSIRPKPVLIEATPTLLGLPALSTADGGDQELLPGSSGKGLALSQAAVAQRGLFVSSRPQHCCPTCGRCFQFKHHLQSHMISHSNLRPYTCPVCRKAYAHSGSLSTHMKLHHAEGRGRRCLRCEFCEKAFGYVGVYFSHLREVHKVILTVEPSIAQHEEQTAEESGSAEQADDDRVDPVELQIKCGRCQAITPTFSDMKLHLLYVHGEEVQLRLREGGVVRAGREAEDELVKHAAHYWRQLSEKRSMVKCGCCDQEFLYFSRLKRHLVSHHQGEAQLTADGQKVKEGEPARGGAKRSSLLRTEQGLRCFLCSETLEKKQEVLDHWSERHNCENPTLLWEVLDAGSDTNSEKAC; encoded by the exons ATGAAGAGTCAGGAGCAAAAAGCTGGGCCCAATTCAATcaagccaaacacacaca GCGAGCAGCTGAGAACCCCACCGCCGATGAAGACACTGCATTTTCGGAGCATAGCGCCCAAGGCGCCGGCGGTGGTCCCCTGCCCGCCCGCTGTGTCGGAGACCCCTGCTGCCGCCAACGCCAAATCTGTCCTGGTGCCCACACAGAACTTCGCCCTCATGCAGGTGGCAGGCCAGGAGGGCACCTTCTCGCTGGTGCCCCTGGCCGCCTCCCCTCAGCATCAGCCAATCACCAAGCTGCCCATCCCCCGCTACCAGCCAGTGAAGAGCAAGACGGTCACCGAgaaacccagcagcaggaaggCAGCAAGCCCCACCAAGGTGGCAACGATGACACAGGCCGAGGGCCCGTCTAGCACAGAGCCCCCGGCCAATGAGACCGTAGATTCAGAGGTCAAAGATCATCTGGCCTCTGGCCTGCTGCGCCCCTCCGAGTCAGCGCCCAAACACACGGCAGCTGTTACGGACGACTCCGCCCAGATCCACCCCAATGCTgcccagccaatcacagtgctCTCACCTGCCCTGTTCAGCAAGGCTGTGCAGCTGATCCCGCCCCCTCCCACGGGAAAAGTGCCCATTCTGCCCTACGCCCGAGTTAAAGACTCCCTCCTGTCCACGCCACCTTTCTCCAAGCCCCCCAACCATGATCAAGGACGTCCCACCGCAGCCAAAAAAAACCTCGCCCCTGAACCGCAGGCTCCACTAAACTCCCATAAAGGGCACAAGAGGGGTCGCAAGAGGAAGACCATGGAGGACATTCTGGCATTTGAGGCACGGAAGAAGAGATCCCTGACGTTCTTCCGAAGGAAGGCCACCCAAGACAAACCTCCGGTATGCGCCCCTGCGACCTCCGACTCCAAGGACAACCTGATGGACATCTGCAAGAAATACCGCAGCATCAGGCCCAAGCCTGTTCTGATAGAGGCCACGCCTACCCTCCTGGGGCTCCCCGCCCTCTCCACTGCCGATGGCGGAGACCAGGAGCTCCTGCCGGGATCGTCCGGGAAAGGCCTGGCTTTGTCCCAGGCAGCGGTGGCGCAGCGGGGCCTGTTTGTCAGCAGCCGTCCCCAACACTGCTGTCCCACCTGCGGCCGCTGCTTCCAGTTCAAGCACCACCTGCAGAGTCACATGATCAGCCACAGCAACCTGCGGCCCTACACCTGCCCGGTGTGCCGCAAGGCCTACGCCCACTCCGGCTCCCTCAGCACGCACATGAAGCTGCACCACGCCGAGGGGCGGGGCCGACGCTGCCTCAGGTGCGAGTTCTGCGAGAAGGCGTTCGGGTACGTGGGCGTGTACTTCAGCCACCTGAGGGAGGTGCACAAAGTCATCCTCACCGTCGAGCCGTCCATCGCCCAGCATGAGGAGCAGACGGCCGAGGAGAG TGGCTCAGCGGAGCAGGCAGACGACGACCGCGTCGACCCGGTGGAGCTGCAGATTAAATGTGGCCGGTGCCAGGCCATCACGCCCACCTTCAGCGACATGAAGCTGCACCTGCTGTACGTCCACGGGGAGGAGGTGCAGCTGCGCCTGCGCGAGGGGGGCGTGGTGAGGGCGGGCCGGGAGGCGGAGGACGAGCTGGTGAAGCACGCCGCTCACTACTGGAGGCAGCTCAGCGAGAAGCGCAGCATGGTGAAGTGCGGCTGCTGCGACCAGGAGTTCCTCTACTTCTCCAGACTCAAGCGCCACCTGGTCTCCCACCACCAGGGGGAAGCGCAGCTAACAGCTGATGGCCAGAAAGTGAAGGAGGGGGAGCCTGCGAGGGGAGGGGCTAAACGGAGCTCGTTACTCAGGACGGAGCAGGGCCTCCGCTGCTTCTTGTGTAGCGAGACCCTTgagaagaaacaggaagtgctggACCATTGGAGTGAGAGGCACAATTGCGAAAACCCCACCCTCCTGTGGGAGGTGCTTGATGCGGGCAGTGACACAAACTCCGAAAAAGCCTGTTAG